Within Micromonospora narathiwatensis, the genomic segment TCGGCGGCCTGCTCCGCCCGTACGCCGAGCTGCTCGGCCCGGTCGAGGAGGGCCTGGCGCTCTGGCACGGACCGACCGTCGCGCTGGGCCTCTCCGCCGCCGCGATCGCCGGCGGCGCGGCGCTGCACCTGGTCCGCGGCCCGCTCGCCCCCGCGCTGGCCCGGCTGCGCGCCCCGGTCGGCGGCAACCAGGGGTACGAGTGGGTGACCCACCAGTTCGACCGGTTCGCCATCAAGGTCACCGGCGCCACCCAGCGCGGCGCCCTGCCGCAGTACCTCGGCACCGTGCTGGTCGTGCTGGTCCTGGTGCCCGGCACGGCGATGCTGGTCGCCCGGCCCTGGCGGACCGGCCTGGTCGCCTGGGACACCCCGGCGCAGGTCGTGGTCTGCGCGGTGATCGCGGTGGCGGCGGTGCTCGCGGTCGGCGCCCGGCGCCGGCTCACCGCGATGCTGCTGGTCGGGGTGACCGGCTACGGCACGGCGATGATCTTCGTGCTCTACGGCGCGCCCGACCTGGCGCTCACCCAGTTCCTGGTGGAGACGGCCACCATCGCGGTGTTCGTGCTGGTGCTGCGCCGGCTGCCGGACCGCTTCTCGGCCCGCCCGCTGCGCCTCAGCCGTTGGGCACGCCGGGGGATCGGGGCCGCGACCGGGGTGGTGCTGGCGGGACTCGCCCTCGTCGCGGCCGGCGCCCGGCGTGCCCCGTCGATCTCGCTGGCCTTCCCCGACCTGGCAGTCGCGCAGGGCCACGGCCGCAACGTGGTCAACGTGACCCTGGTGGACATCCGGGCCTGGGACACCATGGGCGAGATCTCGGTGCTGGTGGCGGCCGCGACCGGGGTGGCCAGCCTGATCTACGAGCGGTCCCGCACCGGGCCCCGGCCGCGCCGCCCGCGCCCGTCCGGGGACCGGCGCACGGTGTGGCTGCGCGGCGGGACCACCCTGCAGGAGCACCGCCGCTCGATCGTCTTCGAGGTGGTCACCCGGCTGATCTTCCACACCGTACTGATCTTCTCCCTGTTCCTGCTCGTCTCCGGGCACAACGCCCCCGGGGGCGGGTTCGCCGGCGGGCTGGTCGCCAGTCTCGCCCTGGCGGTCCGCTACCTGGCCGGCGGCCGGTACGAGCTGGCCGAGGCCGTACCGGTCGGGGCCGGCACGCTGCTCGGCGCCGGGCTGGGCCTCTCGGTCGGCAGCGGCGTGGTCGGGCTGCTGACCACCGGCGCCGTGCTGCGGAGCGGGCAGGTGCACCTCTGGCTCCCCCTGGTCGGCCATTTCCACCTGGTCACGTCGCTCTTCTTCGACATTGGCGTCTACCTGGTCGTGGTCGGGCTGGTGCTGGACGTCCTGCGCAGCCTCGGCGCCGAGGTGGACCGGCACGTCGAGGCGGCCGGCGAGCCGGCCCGGGGGCTCACGGTCGAGCGGGAGGGGGAGCGGCGGTGAGACAGCCGAGCCTGGTCCTGGTGGTCGCCGTCGGCGTGCTCGCCGCCGCCGGCGTCACGCTCCTGCTGGAGCGGAGCCTGACCCGCATCCTGCTCGGCATCATCCTGCTGGGCAACGGGGTGAACCTGCTGATCCTGGTCGGTGGCCGGGCGGGCGACGCGCCGCTGGTCGGCACCGGGTCGACCGGCGGGACGAGCGACGCCCTGCCGCAGGCCATGGTGCTCACCGCCGTGGTGATCACCTTCGGGCTGACCGCGTTCCTGCTCGCCGTCGCCTACCGGAGCTGGTATCTCAGCGGCGACGACGAGGTGCAGGACGACCTCGAGGACCGACAGATCGCCCGGCTCGCCGAGCGCAACGAGGTCTCCGCCGCGGACCTCGGCGGCGAGGGGCCGGACGACGACCCGGAGCAGGTGGACCCGGAGCCGGCGCTGCGCCGGCTGCGCCGCCGGGGGGAGGCACGGTGAGCGTGAGGAGTGAGCCGGTTTTGCGAGCCCCGCAGTCGCGAACGGGGGAAGCACGGTGAGCGGTGGCGGGGTGACCCCGGCGCTGGTGCCGTTGCCGGTGGTGGTGCCGCTGTTCGGCGCCGCGCTCACCCTGATCCTGGGCAACCGGCCCAGGTTGCAGCGCTCGGTCAGCGTGTTCGGCCTCGCCGCCACCCTGGCGGTCGCGGTGCTGCTGCTGGTCGAGGCGTACCGGCACGGGCCGGTGGTGGTCCAGGTGGGCGGCTGGCCCGCGCCGGTCGGCATCGTGCTGATCGCCGACCAGTTGGCGGCCCTGCTGCTGGTGGTCTCCTCGGCGGTGACCCTCTGCGTGCTGCTCTACTCGGTCGGCCAGGGTCGGGGGGAGGTCGGCGAGAGCGCGCCGGTGAGCATCTACCACCCCACCTACCTCGTGCTCACCGCCGGCGTGACCAACGCCTTCCTGGCCGGCGACCTGTTCAACCTGTACGTCGGCTTCGAGATCCTGCTGGCCGCGAGCTTCGTGCTGATCACGCTCGGCGGCACCGAGACCCGCATCCGCACCGGCCCGACGTACGTGGTGGTCAGCATCCTCTCCTCGATGATCTTCCTGACCGCGGTGGGCCTGGTGTACGCGGCCACCGGCACCCTGAACATGGCCCAGCTCGCCGGGCGGCTGGACGCGCTGCCGGACGGCGTACGCCTGGGGTTGCAGCTCATGCTGCTGCTCGCCTTCGGCATCAAGGCGGCGGTCTTCCCGGTCTCCGCCTGGCTGCCGGACAGCTACCCGACCGCGCCGGCCCCGGTCACCGCGGTCTTCGCCGGCCTGCTCACCAAGGTCGGCGTGTACGCGATCATCCGCACCGAGACCCTGCTCTTCCCCGGCGGGCAGGTCGCCGGCCTGCTCCTGGTGGTGGCCGGGCTGACCATGGTGGTCGGCATCCTCGGCGCGGTGGCCCAGTTCGACATGAAGCGGCTCTTCTCCTTCACCCTGGTCAGCCACATCGGCTACATGATCTTCGGGGTGGCGTTGAGCAGCGTCGCCGGCCTGGCCGGGGCGATCTTCTACGTGGTTCACCACATCACCGTCCAGACCACCCTCTTCCTGGTCGCCGGCCTGGTCGAGCAGCGGGCCGGCAGCACCGACCTGCGGCGGCTGGGCGGACTGGCCCGGGTCGCCCCGCTGCTCGCCGTGCTCTTCTTCGTACCGGCGATGAACCTGGCCGGCATCCCGCCGTTCTCCGGTTTCCTCGGCAAGCTCGGCCTGCTCCAGGCCGGCGTGGCGGCCGGCGGGGTGCTGCCCGCCGTACTCGTCGCCGCCGGGGCGCTGACCAGCCTGCTCACCCTCTACACCGCCTCCCGGGTGTGGAGCATCGCGTTCTGGCGGGCGCCCCGGCAGGCCACCACGCACCCGCCGGTACGGCTGCCCGCGCTGATGGTCGGCGCCACCACCGCCCTGGTGGCGCTCGGCGTGGCGCTGACCGTGGCCGCCGGGCCGCTGTTCCGGGTCAGCGTGGACGCCGCCACCGACCTGCGCGAACGCACCCCGTACGTGCGGGCCGTCCTGCCGGTGGACGCACCGTGACCGACGACCGGCCGGACCGCCGCGGACCGGCACCGGAGGCCCGCCCACCCGACGACCCGCAGGCGTCCCACGACCCCGGCGCGGCCCGTGACGCGCCGGCGGCTGAGGACCCGCCGGCGGCCGTCGGGCGGGGCGGGCGGCGGCGGGACCAGGCCGTGGCGCTCGGCTGGCTGGTGGCGATCTGGCTGCTGCTGTGGGGCGACCTCTCCTGGGGCAACCTGCTCGGCGGCCTCGTCGTCGGCGCGGCCGTGCTGATCTTCTTCCCGCTCCCGCCGGTCACCTTCGGTGGCCGGCTCCGCCCCGGCCCGCTGCTGGTCCTCGCGGTCACCTTCGTCGGCGAACTGGTCAGCGCCAGTGTGCACGTCGCGGCCGTCGCGGTCCGCCCCGGCTGCCGGCCGCGCGGCGCGGTCATCGCGGCGCCGCTGCGGGTCCGCACCGACCTCAACCTGGCCCTCACCGCCGAGCTGGTCTCCCTGGTCCCCGGCACCCTGATCCTCGACGTGGACCGCGACCGGGGCGTCCTCTACGTGCACGTCCTCGACGTCCGCCGCCCCGAGGACCTGACCGCCAGCCGCGAGCGCGTCCTCGCCGCCGAACGGCGCATCGTCCGCGCCGTCGGCTCCGCCGAGGAGGTACGCCAGCTCGGCGTCGAACCCGTCGAACCCGTCGACAGGAGGAATCCCGAATGACCACCGTCCTCGCCGTCGCGCTGACCGTGCTGCTCTCGGTCACCGCGCTGCTCGCCCTGACCCGCATCTACCGGGGGCCGTCGCTGGTCGACCGGGTCGTCGCCGCCGACCTGCTGCTGGCCACCATGCTCGGTGCGGTCGGCGCGGAGGCGGCGGTCAAAGGGCACGCCAGCACGCTGCCCGTGCTGGTGGTGCTCTCCCTGCTCGGCTTCGTCGGATCGGTCTCCCTGGTCCGCTTCGCGGTACGCGAGGAGGCGTGATGAGCGCCCTCGCCGACTGGCTGGGCGCGGCCTGTCTGCTGGCCGGTGCGCTGCTCGGCCTGGCCGCCGGGATCGGCGTGCTGCGGTTCCCCGACGCGCTGGGCCGGATGCACGCGGCCACCAAGCCGCAGGTGCTGGGCGTGCTGATGCTCCTGCTCGGGCTGGCGCTGCGCCTGCGTACGCCCAGGGACCTGGGCATGATCGCGTTGGTCGCGGTCTTCCAACTGGCCACCGCGCCGGTCGCGGCGCAGATGATCGGCCGGGCCGCCTACCGGTCCGGGCGGATCGACCGTGCCCTGCTGGACGTCGACGAGTTGGCCGGGCGGTGAACCGGACGGCGGGGAGGCTTCCCGGCACCTTCAGCGGACGTCCAGCCAACGCCGATAGAATGACCCGCATGATCGACTCTTCTGCCCAGGAGGGCAGCAGTAGCCAGCCGGGTCCGGCCCGGCAACCCCTCGCCCCGACGAACCCGGGAGCCCTGAACCTCCCGTGCTGATCCTCGTCGGTCTCGTTCTCATCATCGTGCTCACCGCCGCCACCGGTTACTTCGTGGCCCAGGAGTTCGGTTACGTCGCCGTGGACCGGGGCAAGCTCAAGCAGCTCGCCGACGGTGGCGACCGGGCCGCCGCCCGGGCCCTGGAGGTGACCGGCCGGCTCTCGTTCATGCTCTCCGGCGCCCAACTCGGCATCACCGTGACCGCGCTGCTGGTCGGTTACGCCGCCGAGCCGTACCTGGGCGCGGGGCTGGCCGACCTGCTCGGCGTCGCCGGGGTCTCCACCGGCGTCGCGCTGCCGCTGTCGGTGGCCCTCGCCCTGATCATCGCCACCGTGGTGCAGATGGTCCTGGGCGAGCTGGCCCCGAAGAACCTGGCCATCGCCCGCGCCGTACCCCTGGCGCGGGCGCTGGCCCGATCCACCCTCATCTACCTGCGGATCGCCGGACCGGTGATCACCCTCTTCGACCGGGCCGCCATCCGGTTGCTGCGCCGGGTCGGCATCGAGCCGATCGAGGAGCTGCCCAGCGGCGCCACCCCGGAGGACCTGGAACAGATCATCGCCGAGTCCCGGGAGGAGGGGCACCTCGACGCGGCGATGTCCGAGCTGCTCGACCGGGGCCTCGACTTCCGCGAGCTGACCGCCGGGGAGGCCATGGTCCCCCGGGTCGACGTGCACACCGTACGGGCCGACGAGCCGGTCAGTCGGGTCGTCGAGCTGCTCGACACCGGCCACTCCCGGTTCCCCGTCCGGGGTGCCGAGGGCGTCGACGACCTGGTCGGCGTGGTCGGCATCGCCGACGTGCTCGGGGTGCCGCCCGCGGCGCGGGCCACCACCCCGGTCGCGACGGTGGCCGTACCCCCGCTGCTGGTGCCGGAGACGCTGCCGTTGCCGACGGTGCTGGACCGGCTCCGGGTCGGGCATCGGCAGCTCGCCTGCGTGGTCGACGAGTACGGCGGCTTCGCCGGCGTGATCACGCTGGAGGACATCGCCGAGGAACTGGTCGGGCCGATCCGCGACGAGGACGACCCGCCCGAGCGGGCCCCGGCCCGGCAGGAGGACGGGTCCTGGGTGGTGCCCGCCCGCTGGCGGATCGACGAGGTCGCCGACAGCACCGGCATCGCGCTGCCCGAGGCGCCCGAGTACGACACCCTCTCCGGGCTGGTCATGCGGGAGCTGGGCCGGGTGCCCGAGGTGGGTGACCGGCTGGAGATCAGTCTCGGCGTCGACGGCGACGAGTCCGACGTCGAGCCCCGCGCGCTGGTCGAGGTGCTGGCCGTGGACCGGCACGTGGCCGACTCCGTCCGGCTCCGGATGGCCGCCGCCGAACGCGGGGAGGAGGCGGCATGACGCCCGGTTTCGCGCTGTTCTTCTCGATCGTGCTGCTGGCGCTCAACGGTTTCTTCGTGGCGGCCGAGTTCGCCCTGGTGGCGGCCAAGCGGTACCGCCTGGAACAGCTCGCTGCCGGTGGCGGCCGGGCGGCCCGCGCGGCGCTGGACGGCGTCCGCGAGCTGTCCCTGATGCTGGCCGGGGCGCAGCTCGGCATCACGCTGTGCACGCTGGGGCTGGGCGCCCTGGCCGAACCGGCGATCGAGCACCTGCTCAGCCCGCTGCTGCACGCGGTCGGGCTGCCGGCGGCGGCGAGCCACGCGGTGGGGCTGCTGTTCGCCCTGGCCCTGGTGACCTTCCTGCACCTGGTGGTCGGCGAGATGGCCCCGAAGTCCTGGGCGATCACCGACGCGGAGCGCTCGGCGATGCTGCTGGCGCTGCCGTTCCGGGCCTTCGCCCGGGTCGCCCGTCCGGTGCTTTCCGCGCTGAACGCCCTGGCCAACGCGGTCCTGCGGCTGGTCGGCGTACGCCAGCAGGACCAGCTCGCCCAGGTGCACGGCCCGGACGAGCTGCGCATCCTGCTGGAACAGTCCCGCGAGCACGGGCTGCTCGGCGCCGAGCAGCACCAGATGCTGACCAGCATGCTGGAGTTGCAGGGCACCACCGTGGCGCAGGTGATGGAGCCGTTCGACCGGATCGTCACGGTCCGGCGGGAGGACGACGCCGAGCGGATCGAGCACGTGTCCCGGGACAGCGGTCGTTCCCGGCTGGCCGTCGTCGACGCCGCTGGCGAGGTCTGCGGCCTGGTCCACGTACGGGAGGCGGTCCGCGCGGTCACCAACGGCCGGGCGGCGACCGCCGGCGAGCTGATGACCCCGGCGTTCGTCCTGCCCGCCGGGGCCTCGGTCACCGAGGCGGTGGCGGCGATGCGCGGCCGGCAGGCCCAGCTGGCGCTGGTCCGCAACGGTGGCGGCCCGACCCGGCCGATCGGCTTCGTGGCGCTGGAGGACCTGCTGGAGGAGGTCATCGGCGAGTTCGACGACGAGACCGACCCGGTGCCCAGGGGTCGTCGGATGCGCTGACGCTCGTCCCTTCCGTCTCTTTCCATCCGGCCGCCGGGTCCCTCGGGCCCGGCGGCCGCGCCGGCATCCGGCACGGACGCCGGAGGCGTGTCCGGGCGCTGGCCGGGAAAGCGCCGCGCACGGCAACCAGGACGGGGAGGGCGCGAGATGCGGCTGACCGGGGTGTCGCCGGAGTCCGTCCGGACCGGGCTCTCGGTGAGCACCACCCTGCCCAACCCCAGCACCCGACCGGGCCTGCGGCTACCCGGCCGGGTGACCCTCACCGCCGCGGGTGAGGACGTGCCCGTCCGGTACGTCCGGCTCGGGCTGGTCGCCCAGATGGAGCCGGCGGATCCCGACTCGCCCCGCCGGCTGGTGCAGTACCACCAGGTGCCGATCGCCGGCCGGTTCGTGGTGCCGGCCGGGCGGCGACGGGCGGTCGACTTCGTCTTCCTGTTGCCCTGGGAGACCCCGGTGACGATCTTCGGCGGGGTGCCGCTGATGAGCCTGCGCACCGGGCTGCGTACCGAGGTGTCGGTGGACCCCGATCTGGACCAGGGCGCGATGGTGCCGGTCTTCGTCCACCCGCTCCCCGCCCAGCAACACGTGCTCGCCGCGCTGGACACCCTCGGCTTCGTCATGCGGCAGGCGGGCCTGCAACAGGGCGCCCTGCCCGGGGTGGAGCAGAAGCTGCCGTTCCACGAGCGGCTCGGCTACTGGGCGGCGCCGCTCTACGCCGGTCCGATCACCGAGCTGGAGGTGATCTTCGTGACCAACGCGGCGGGCCTGGAGGTGCTGCTCTGGCTGGACCGCCGGCTCTCCCTGGCCGGGGTCACCCACCAGAGCATCAGCAGGTTCCGGGTCTGGCACGCCGGGGCCGAGCAGCGGGACTGGGTCGCCACCGTGGACGGCTGGCTGCGGCACGCGATCAACCGGCACGCGGCGGCCGCCGCGCACGCCGACTGGTCCGCCACGATCCGGGAGTCCGCGCACGTCAGCCGCCGGCCGGACGAGCCCGTCGCGCCCGGCTACGGCCTCGGCGGCACGGCCGGCGGCACCGGCGGCGTCAGCAGCGGAAACGGCGGCGGCATCTGACCACGGCACCGCCGGTTCCCGGCGACCGGGGCCCCTCCCGCAGGCGGTCAGGGGCCCCTCCTCAGACCGAGGCGGTGGCGAGCTTGAGGCTGAAGCCGAGGAAGAGCATCCCGATCCCGGTCGTGGCGCCGGCGGCCAGCCGCCGCCGGCGGTGGAACTGGGCGGCCAGGAAGGTGCCCGTGAAGATGAGCGCGGTGAGGTAGAGCGCGCTGGTCACCTGGGCGATCAACCCGAGCAGCACGAACGAGAGCGCCGGCCAGGCGTACCCGGGGTCGACGAACTGAATGAAGAACGAGATGAAGAAGAGGATCGCCTTCGGGTTGAGCAGGCTGATCACCAGCGCCTTCCGGAAGGGGCTGTGCAGCGCGGCCGGCTCCGCCGCGTCGATCAGGCGCGGCGTCGCCGGGTCGTTGCGGTCGCGCCAGCGCCGCCAGGCGCCACGCAACATGGTCAACCCCACGTAGCCGAGGTACGCGGCGCCGGCGTACTTGATCACCAGAAAGAGCGGCGGGTACGCCTTGAGCACCGATGCCACCCCGGCGGCGGAGAGGAACATCAGCACGGAGTCGCCGACGAACACGCCGCCGGCGGCCCGGTAGCCCGTCCGTACGCCGCGCTTGGCGGCGGTGGAGAGCACGAAGAGTGAGTTCGGCCCGGGCAGCAGCACGATCGCCACGGTCCCCAGCACGTACGTCCAGATGTCGGTGATGCCCAGCACGCCGGACATCATGACGCCAAGGGTGCCGTCGGGCGAAGCCTTTCCCGCAGCCGGAGTTGTGCGTTGGGCCACTCGGCGGCGAGCATCGAGTAGAACGCGGAGTCCCGCCAGGAGCCGTCGGCCCGCCGCCGGTTGGACCGCAGCGTCCCCTCCCGGGTGGCGCCGAGCCGCTCGATGGCCCGCTGCGAGCGCTCGTTGAGCGTGCTGGTCTGCCAGGTCACCCGGATCGCGTCCAGCTCCTCGAAGGCCCGGGTGAGCAGCAGCAGCTTCGCCTCGGTGTTGATCCCGGTACGCCACCACGGCCGGCCGAGCTGGGTGAAGCCGATCTCCAGGGTCCGCAGATCCTCGTCCGGCTGGTAGTAGGACGTGGTGCCGACCACCGCGCCGGTGACCGCGCAGCGTTGCACCCAGGGCGTCCGGACGCCGCGCAGGTTCGCGTCCAGCGCGGCCCGGATCTGGCCGGCCGTCTCGTCCACGGTGGCGGGTCGGGGGCTGCCGACGTACCGCCACACCTCCGGGTCGTCCAGGGCGGCGTACAGCTCCTCGGCGTGGGACTCGTCGAGCGGCTCCAGCACGACGTGCTCGCCCCGCAACGCCACCGGCTCCAGCCAGGGCGACCGGACCGGTCGCAGGTACGCCGGCACCGGTACGACCACCCCGGCGTCCGGTTCCGGCGCCCCGGCGGTGAGCCGCAGCGGCACCACTCCGGCCCAGTACGGCAGGTCATGGTCGTCGGGCTCGTCGCCCACCCCCCTGGCGCGGCTCCGGACCGACACCTCGCGCAGCGGCAGCGCCAGCACGGCCGTCTCGGCCAGTTCCCGGCGGGTCGGCGGCCGGCTGTCGGTGCTGCGTCCGGCGGCCACCTTCTCCACCAGCGCGGTGAGCACGTCGCGCTTCTCCCGCTCGTCGGTGACCAGGCGGGCGGTGCCGTGCACGATCACCGACCGGTAGTTGGCGCTGTGGTTGAACTGGGACCGGGCGAGGACCAGGCCGTCGAGGTGGGTCACCGCGACGCAGACCGGCAGCCCGTCCCCGCCGCGGGCGGCGAGCAGCGGCCGGCTGCCGGTGGAGCCGTGCAGGTAGAGGGTGTCGCCGACGCGGACGTGCAGGGTGGGCAGCACGCGCGGCTCACCGTCGGCGACGAACGACAGCGCGCAGTGGTACGCCTCGTCGATGGCGGCGTGCGCGGCGGTCTCGTCGTAGCTCATCCGGTCGCGCATCCGGGTGGCGGTGGTCCGTTCGGTCCGGGGGTACATGCGGCGGTCACCTTTGTTCTAGTACAATCTCCGAACTGTG encodes:
- a CDS encoding Na+/H+ antiporter subunit A — its product is MLVLLILHLVAALLAPLLVRRWGPRACYPLALAPAATFGWAVAHTGTVRTGGAVVETYPWIADLQLDVALRVTTLSWLMLLLVGGVGALVLVYSARYFHAGSAGLARFAAVLVAFAGAMLGLVVSDDLLLLYVFWELTTVFSYLLIGHSTERRSSRLAAAQALTVTTLGGLAMLVGLLLLGHHAGGYRWSLITAVPPPGGGYLVTAVLLILAGALAKSAVFPFTSWLPVAMAAPTPVSAYLHAAAMVKAGVFLVALLAPALAPVGPWRSVTVVAGLVTLVVGGWAALRQTDLKLLLAYGTVSQLGLLTVVLGAGTPQAALAGTALLLAHGLFKAALFLVVGILDHSAGSRDLRDLSGVWRGAPVLAGVAALAAASMAGLPPLLGFVAKEAVLAAFPGRPVLLAVLVAGSALTVAYSIRFVWGAFAARPGVPATDVERPPAVMLVPAGLLAVAGLAAGPAAGWLGGLLRPYAELLGPVEEGLALWHGPTVALGLSAAAIAGGAALHLVRGPLAPALARLRAPVGGNQGYEWVTHQFDRFAIKVTGATQRGALPQYLGTVLVVLVLVPGTAMLVARPWRTGLVAWDTPAQVVVCAVIAVAAVLAVGARRRLTAMLLVGVTGYGTAMIFVLYGAPDLALTQFLVETATIAVFVLVLRRLPDRFSARPLRLSRWARRGIGAATGVVLAGLALVAAGARRAPSISLAFPDLAVAQGHGRNVVNVTLVDIRAWDTMGEISVLVAAATGVASLIYERSRTGPRPRRPRPSGDRRTVWLRGGTTLQEHRRSIVFEVVTRLIFHTVLIFSLFLLVSGHNAPGGGFAGGLVASLALAVRYLAGGRYELAEAVPVGAGTLLGAGLGLSVGSGVVGLLTTGAVLRSGQVHLWLPLVGHFHLVTSLFFDIGVYLVVVGLVLDVLRSLGAEVDRHVEAAGEPARGLTVEREGERR
- a CDS encoding Na(+)/H(+) antiporter subunit C, which codes for MRQPSLVLVVAVGVLAAAGVTLLLERSLTRILLGIILLGNGVNLLILVGGRAGDAPLVGTGSTGGTSDALPQAMVLTAVVITFGLTAFLLAVAYRSWYLSGDDEVQDDLEDRQIARLAERNEVSAADLGGEGPDDDPEQVDPEPALRRLRRRGEAR
- a CDS encoding Na+/H+ antiporter subunit D, yielding MSGGGVTPALVPLPVVVPLFGAALTLILGNRPRLQRSVSVFGLAATLAVAVLLLVEAYRHGPVVVQVGGWPAPVGIVLIADQLAALLLVVSSAVTLCVLLYSVGQGRGEVGESAPVSIYHPTYLVLTAGVTNAFLAGDLFNLYVGFEILLAASFVLITLGGTETRIRTGPTYVVVSILSSMIFLTAVGLVYAATGTLNMAQLAGRLDALPDGVRLGLQLMLLLAFGIKAAVFPVSAWLPDSYPTAPAPVTAVFAGLLTKVGVYAIIRTETLLFPGGQVAGLLLVVAGLTMVVGILGAVAQFDMKRLFSFTLVSHIGYMIFGVALSSVAGLAGAIFYVVHHITVQTTLFLVAGLVEQRAGSTDLRRLGGLARVAPLLAVLFFVPAMNLAGIPPFSGFLGKLGLLQAGVAAGGVLPAVLVAAGALTSLLTLYTASRVWSIAFWRAPRQATTHPPVRLPALMVGATTALVALGVALTVAAGPLFRVSVDAATDLRERTPYVRAVLPVDAP
- a CDS encoding Na+/H+ antiporter subunit E yields the protein MTDDRPDRRGPAPEARPPDDPQASHDPGAARDAPAAEDPPAAVGRGGRRRDQAVALGWLVAIWLLLWGDLSWGNLLGGLVVGAAVLIFFPLPPVTFGGRLRPGPLLVLAVTFVGELVSASVHVAAVAVRPGCRPRGAVIAAPLRVRTDLNLALTAELVSLVPGTLILDVDRDRGVLYVHVLDVRRPEDLTASRERVLAAERRIVRAVGSAEEVRQLGVEPVEPVDRRNPE
- a CDS encoding monovalent cation/H+ antiporter complex subunit F; the protein is MTTVLAVALTVLLSVTALLALTRIYRGPSLVDRVVAADLLLATMLGAVGAEAAVKGHASTLPVLVVLSLLGFVGSVSLVRFAVREEA
- the mnhG gene encoding monovalent cation/H(+) antiporter subunit G, with the protein product MSALADWLGAACLLAGALLGLAAGIGVLRFPDALGRMHAATKPQVLGVLMLLLGLALRLRTPRDLGMIALVAVFQLATAPVAAQMIGRAAYRSGRIDRALLDVDELAGR
- a CDS encoding hemolysin family protein translates to MLILVGLVLIIVLTAATGYFVAQEFGYVAVDRGKLKQLADGGDRAAARALEVTGRLSFMLSGAQLGITVTALLVGYAAEPYLGAGLADLLGVAGVSTGVALPLSVALALIIATVVQMVLGELAPKNLAIARAVPLARALARSTLIYLRIAGPVITLFDRAAIRLLRRVGIEPIEELPSGATPEDLEQIIAESREEGHLDAAMSELLDRGLDFRELTAGEAMVPRVDVHTVRADEPVSRVVELLDTGHSRFPVRGAEGVDDLVGVVGIADVLGVPPAARATTPVATVAVPPLLVPETLPLPTVLDRLRVGHRQLACVVDEYGGFAGVITLEDIAEELVGPIRDEDDPPERAPARQEDGSWVVPARWRIDEVADSTGIALPEAPEYDTLSGLVMRELGRVPEVGDRLEISLGVDGDESDVEPRALVEVLAVDRHVADSVRLRMAAAERGEEAA
- a CDS encoding hemolysin family protein, coding for MTPGFALFFSIVLLALNGFFVAAEFALVAAKRYRLEQLAAGGGRAARAALDGVRELSLMLAGAQLGITLCTLGLGALAEPAIEHLLSPLLHAVGLPAAASHAVGLLFALALVTFLHLVVGEMAPKSWAITDAERSAMLLALPFRAFARVARPVLSALNALANAVLRLVGVRQQDQLAQVHGPDELRILLEQSREHGLLGAEQHQMLTSMLELQGTTVAQVMEPFDRIVTVRREDDAERIEHVSRDSGRSRLAVVDAAGEVCGLVHVREAVRAVTNGRAATAGELMTPAFVLPAGASVTEAVAAMRGRQAQLALVRNGGGPTRPIGFVALEDLLEEVIGEFDDETDPVPRGRRMR
- a CDS encoding sporulation protein; translation: MRLTGVSPESVRTGLSVSTTLPNPSTRPGLRLPGRVTLTAAGEDVPVRYVRLGLVAQMEPADPDSPRRLVQYHQVPIAGRFVVPAGRRRAVDFVFLLPWETPVTIFGGVPLMSLRTGLRTEVSVDPDLDQGAMVPVFVHPLPAQQHVLAALDTLGFVMRQAGLQQGALPGVEQKLPFHERLGYWAAPLYAGPITELEVIFVTNAAGLEVLLWLDRRLSLAGVTHQSISRFRVWHAGAEQRDWVATVDGWLRHAINRHAAAAAHADWSATIRESAHVSRRPDEPVAPGYGLGGTAGGTGGVSSGNGGGI
- the leuE gene encoding leucine efflux protein LeuE → MMSGVLGITDIWTYVLGTVAIVLLPGPNSLFVLSTAAKRGVRTGYRAAGGVFVGDSVLMFLSAAGVASVLKAYPPLFLVIKYAGAAYLGYVGLTMLRGAWRRWRDRNDPATPRLIDAAEPAALHSPFRKALVISLLNPKAILFFISFFIQFVDPGYAWPALSFVLLGLIAQVTSALYLTALIFTGTFLAAQFHRRRRLAAGATTGIGMLFLGFSLKLATASV
- a CDS encoding bifunctional pyridoxamine 5'-phosphate oxidase family protein/GNAT family N-acetyltransferase, which codes for MYPRTERTTATRMRDRMSYDETAAHAAIDEAYHCALSFVADGEPRVLPTLHVRVGDTLYLHGSTGSRPLLAARGGDGLPVCVAVTHLDGLVLARSQFNHSANYRSVIVHGTARLVTDEREKRDVLTALVEKVAAGRSTDSRPPTRRELAETAVLALPLREVSVRSRARGVGDEPDDHDLPYWAGVVPLRLTAGAPEPDAGVVVPVPAYLRPVRSPWLEPVALRGEHVVLEPLDESHAEELYAALDDPEVWRYVGSPRPATVDETAGQIRAALDANLRGVRTPWVQRCAVTGAVVGTTSYYQPDEDLRTLEIGFTQLGRPWWRTGINTEAKLLLLTRAFEELDAIRVTWQTSTLNERSQRAIERLGATREGTLRSNRRRADGSWRDSAFYSMLAAEWPNAQLRLRERLRPTAPLAS